The following proteins are co-located in the Pomacea canaliculata isolate SZHN2017 linkage group LG8, ASM307304v1, whole genome shotgun sequence genome:
- the LOC112571226 gene encoding uncharacterized protein LOC112571226 isoform X3 yields the protein MSSLKMELLRDSSLLSSIQDKAYSKGSSDQECIDDVCYALIAGQNNSSTEVILDIGSPSRELEFLSSLDPLHGWNNPLTGDKDRDVADVHEVETVEEWQDRYAAAVDEDQKASISPLNIVQGQYMLSDTGLMNNLVKLPDEQLLPWKYFFPRANKQRKFSSNEIIPAAATSFTVIQSSGLVPLVMNNSTKPVLIQSTEEGSSEASYLNETSTCDVATTVHMNTSFCCPGGRDFLGVSASSDKTVLTKSQDKGGHCNSSVHNATIFPYSVNSACHLQNKNIAEKTGLGSQGDNDDLVSNARLGTKSRKSLENSRGKPSSTHIFESKMANPTKHKLCLVGGAKEELKKRRLLHYLLPVLPNEADSSAQVPCSSSGSICLTTGTSDVNVRNETIAVPFRAVQYFDKVYITETELKNSEEDLMNRHYEIERESIESVSRAMSKVTKLASRYDGHGIPVKGRKGIFFCKKKDFSKKTVRQLLMSCSTERDLEKDDTINSQSTKYFSENDKCTPKDASKMSRGLAEGSAAVESHENTYCSEICTLPTTEESENLNTSMEADLNERTDPSIAGSGCLPVVEKWRDLHNTITVQSCEKEELYKKPFILIVHESCQHPGDSEGDASKNVLDAGDPTSLQLNQPCSFSDECLVKENAVENKSVIQVQTPCEVSNMASVCSRDSWLHSSFASENGAADSSYAGYLDLDALLDFQDLDLFCEEDIFDKENVKEKPDGNKMARELEILTTGKQNGATIEECSHKPSHLRYSGADDKDFSCMNETLAVQLTGDDQHFKGNKKSHVPDFLELADAIMQIEEDQLQKLQEFELQHLDTDSQCKHTQPLVPETQVQGVQSGSEPMNVEVDEALHHSINKQNHLEKSEYVHDACLGSALEFHLNQDKEQLTKDSVETQSKTDLFIIQDFLDPDKDQAASSSSYSDPLDVWMEESLPPLPPCALFLSKPEHHGNSTYDWLDMNFLHKTAEENPGESTFSSLDCDFWTADCEDCFVQHLENIPQTHVEKMDCDVSGLREHASESIFLQDSSNVIVVHSSVGAELSPGIATADSNRCTSPLSCNSVSLQLPFSDLPMDFTFLRPLSSQSPTTISSCVSKEGEECNSMYREEENYNVENIQGVENALITPMTNDSVPKFSVDEENKSANTCKLKLVFWKRTLYYEMHVGRMNADFPHESVVVDVPFDNIVGLWGRDKEFLIEVNAVPRMYVGHSSKKSLDVEFGTPVDITGGKIKCVPYHCVYLSHTRENTVKQYFCKDPHLRKLLVKSVTVNPYHTLYHNPEMPHGSWEEDRILNVKVMACRCKVNCIHSNCKCRRKNQKCNKACACVCCKNPQNTLDQLGLSMESIANKSCLMSCISAGKNLKNLLKKEVTLKCCDVQLTLQMLTTGSVCCPKCSVLYKFSWCKEELYCEDLNPLKHCEACDRCVDATFVHCQTCRCCVMVNSNGECLQCL from the exons ATGAGCAGCTTAAAAATGGAACTACTAAGAGATTCTTCACTTCTCTCCTCCATACAAGACAAAGCATACAGCAAAGGCAGCAGTGATCAAGAGTGCATTGATGATGTCTGCTATGCTCTGATTGCTGGTCAAAATAATTCTTCAACAGAAGTCATATTAGATATTGGAAGTCCTTCCAGAGAGCTTGAATTTCTATCCTCTTTGGATCCTCTGCATGGATGGAATAACCCATTAACAGGTGATAAGGACAGAGATGTTGCTGATGTACATGAAGTTGAAACTGTTGAAGAGTGGCAAGACAGGTATGCAGCTGCAGTGGATGAAGACCAAAAAGCATCCATTAGTCCACTAAATATTGTGCAAGGACAATACATGCTATCAGACACTGGACTTATGAATAATCTAGTAAAGTTGCCTGATGAACAGTTGCTCCCATGGAAATACTTTTTTCCCAGAgctaataaacaaagaaaattctcTTCTAATGAGATCATACCTGCAGCTGCAACATCTTTTACAGTTATCCAGTCTTCAGGTCTTGTGCCCCTTGTTATGAATAATTCAACCAAACCAGTTTTAATTCAGTCCACAGAAGAAGGAAGCTCTGAAGCATCATACTTAAATGAAACCTCAACTTGCGATGTTGCTACGACTGTGCACATGAACACTAGTTTTTGTTGTCCTGGTGGAAGAGATTTTCTTGGAGTGTCAGCCAGCAGTgacaaaacagttttgacaAAATCTCAGGATAAAGGGGGACATTGTAACAGCAGTGTTCATAATGCAACCATCTTCCCTTACTCAGTTAATTCTGCTTGTCACCTCCAGAATAAGAATATTGCCGAGAAAACAGGTCTTGGATCTCAGGGTGACAATGATGATCTTGTTTCAAATGCTAGATTGGGGACTAAATCTAGAAAATCCTTGGAGAATAGTAGAGGAAAGCCATCTTCAACACATATTTTTGAATCTAAAATGGCAAACCCAACAAAACATAAGTTATGCCTGGTTGGAGGAGCCAAAGAAGAGTTGAAGAAACGAAGACTCCTGCACTACTTGCTGCCTGTTTTGCCAAATGAAGCTGATTCATCAGCACAAGTCCCCTGCAGCAGTTCTGGAAGCATATGCCTGACTACTGGAACTTCAGATGTAAATGTCAGAAATGAAACCATAGCAGTGCCGTTTAGAGCAGTACAATACTTTGACAAGGTCTACATAACAGAGACAGAATTAAAGAATTCAGAAGAAGACTTAATGAATCGACACTATGAGATTGAAAGGGAGAGTATAGAAAGTGTAAGCAGAGCCATGTCTAAAGTAACTAAACTAGCATCACGTTATGATGGCCATGGAATTCCtgtaaaaggaaggaaaggaatatttttctgtaagaaaaaagattttagtaAGAAGACAGTACGACAACTTCTCATGTCATGCAGTACTGAACGAGACTTGGAAAAGGATGACACAATCAATTCTCAAAGTACAAAGTATTTTTCAGAGAATGATAAATGCACACCCAAAGACGCTAGCAAGATGAGCAGAGGTTTGGCAGAAGGATCAGCAGCTGTTGAATCTCATGAGAACACATATTGTTCAGAGATTTGTACATTGCCAACCACAGAAGAATCAGAGAATTTGAACACCTCCATGGAAGCTGATCTCAATGAAAGAACAGACCCCAGCATTGCTGGCTCTGGCTGCCTTCCAGTTGTTGAAAAGTGGAGAGACTTGCATAACACGATCACAGTGCAGAGCTGTGAAAAGGAAGAACTGTATAAAAAGCCATTCATCTTAATAGTGCATGAATCATGCCAACATCCTGGAGACTCAGAAGGTGATGCAAGTAAGAATGTGCTTGATGCAGGAGACCCCACCAGTCTCCAGCTTAATCAACCATGTAGTTTCTCAGACGAATGCCTGGTGAAGGAAAATGCTGTTGAAAACAAATCTGTCATTCAGGTACAGACCCCATGTGAAGTCTCTAACATGGCCAGTGTCTGTTCAAGAGATAGTTGGTTGCattcttcttttgcttctgAAAATGGAGCAGCAGATAGCAGTTACGCAGGATATCTTGATCTGGATGCGCTTCTTGATTTTCAGGATTTGGATTTATTCTGTGAGGAAGACATTTTtgataaagaaaatgtaaaggaaAAACCTGATGGAAATAAAATGGCCAGGGAATTAGAGATTTTGACTACAGGAAAACAGAATGGAGCCACTATTGAAGAATGTTCTCACAAACCAAGCCATTTAAGATATTCAGGAGCAGATGACAAAGACTTTAGCTGTATGAATGAAACTTTAGCAGTTCAGTTAACAGGTGATGATCAGCATtttaagggaaataaaaaatcaCATGTGCCAGACTTTCTTGAACTTGCTGATGCCATCATGCAGATAGAAGAAGACCAGTTACAAAAACTACAAGAGTTTGAATTGCAGCATTTGGACACAGATAGTCAGTGCAAGCATACCCAACCTTTAGTGCCAGAAACACAGGTTCAGGGAGTGCAGAGTGGATCAGAGCCGATGAACGTAGAAGTGGATGAAGCTTTACATCAttccataaacaaacaaaatcatttggAAAAATCTGAGTATGTTCATGATGCATGCTTGGGCTCCGCGCTTGAGTTTCACTTAAATCAAGACAAAGAGCAGCTTACCAAAGACAGTGTTGAAACACAGAGCAAAACTGATTTGTTCATTATCCAGGACTTTTTAGATCCAGATAAAGATCAAGCTGCTTCCTCATCATCTTATAGTGATCCTCTTGATGTTTGGATGGAAGAAAGTTTACCTCCTCTGCCTCCATGTGCACTGTTTCTCTCAAAGCCTGAGCACCATGGTAACAGCACATATGACTGGCTTGACATGAACTTTTTGCACAAAACTGCAGAAGAAAATCCAGGTGAGAGTACCTTCTCCTCTTTGGATTGTGACTTCTGGACAGCAGATTGTGAAGATTGTTTTGTTCAGCATCTTGAAAATATTCCTCAGACACATGTAGAAAAAATGGATTGTGATGTCAGTGGACTACGTGAACATGCTTCAGAAAGCATTTTTCTGCAAGACTCCAGCAACGTCATTGTTGTGCATTCTTCTGTGGGTGCAGAACTGTCTCCTGGAATTGCAACAGCTGATAGCAATAGATGCACAAGCCCCCTGTCTTGTAATTCTGTATCTTTGCAGTTACCATTTTCAGATTTACCGATGGATTTTACTTTTCTCAGGCCTTTATCTTCACAATCACCAACTACCATTTCAAGCTGTGTTTCTAAAGAAGGAGAAGAGTGCAATTCCATGTATAGAGAAGAGGAAAATTATAATGTTGAAAACATTCAGGGAGTTGAGAATGCACTTATAACGCCTATGACAAATGATTCTGTGCCAAAG TTCTCTGTTGATGAAGAGAATAAGTCTGCAAACACTTGCAAGCTGAAGTTGGTTTTCTGGAAGAG GACGCTTTATTATGAGATGCATGTTGGGAGAATGAATGCTGACTTCCCACATGAGTCTGTTGTGGTTGATGTCCCTTTTGACAACATTGTTGGTCTCTGGGGACGAGACAAGGAATTTTTGATAGAAGTCAATGCTGTTCCAAGGATGTACGTAGGCCACAGCAGCAAAAAGTCTCTTGATGTTGAATTTGGGACACCTGTTGACATCACTGGAGGAAAAATAAAGTGTGTGCCTTACCACTGT GTGTACCTCAGCCACACCAGGGAAAACACTGTTAAACAGTATTTCTGCAAAGATCCACACTTGCGCAAACTGCTTGTGAAATCAGTTACTGTCAATCCTTATCACACTCTGTATCATAATCCAGAGATGCCACATGGTAGTTGGGAGGAAGACAGAATTCTAAATG tGAAAGTTATGGCATGCAGATGTAAGGTCAACTGTATCCATAGCAATTGCAAGTGTCGGAGAAAGAATCAAAAGTGCAACAAagcatgtgcttgtgtttgCTGTAAAAATCCACAGAACACTTTGGATCAATTGGGTCTGTCCATGGAATCCATAGCAAATAAATCTTGCTTGATGAGCTGTATCAGTGCA GGGAAGAACTTAAAAAATCTTCTTAAGAAAGAGGTAACTTTGAAATGCTGTGACGTACAACTCACACTGCAAATGTTGACGACTGGATCAGTCTGCTGCCCTAAATGTTCagtgctttacaagttttcctGGTGTAAAG AAGAGCTTTACTGTGAGGATTTAAATCCACTGAAGCACTGTGAAGCATGTGACAGATGTGTTGATGCTACTTTTGTACACTGCCAG acctgCAGGTGCTGTGTCATGGTAAACAGCAATGGCGAATGTCTTCAGTGTTTGTAA